The Pseudomonas sp. MH9.2 genomic interval CTATGCACTCATGCCCATTGGCGCGAACGCTGTTGTACAGGAGCCCCCATGATTTCTCCTCACGGAGCTTTTTGGCAAATGCTTGTGCGGGGCTATAGTTGGCAGGATCAGGGTCATGCAGGTGAGCAAAGCCTGCGCGAATATCGTGCATCGGCTTGACGACCTTGTTCACGTAGGTGCGCATGGTCAGCTCGACATCCGGTTCATTGGTCGCAGCGAGGAATCGTTCCTGGTGGAAGCTGGTCTCGGCGATGGCTGCTCTTTGGCTGCTGGCCGCGTAGTAGATACCGAACGTTCCATCGGTGAACCGACTGATCTTTCCAATATGCGTGAACGCGGCCATAACAGGCGTTGAACCGTGTCCGGATACTCGGTCTTCAGGGGCTACCCGGCTGATAAGGCCCACTTCCTCGGCCAGTCGGTCATTGGTCAGAGACTCCAGTGCATACGACATTTGCAGCTCAGCAGGATCCAGGATGTCTTCGAAGAGGGTGATCGGCGGGAACGAACTGCTGATCACACGGTAAGCACTGTCCCACACGGGTATCTCCAACTTCTCAGCCATTATCCGCGGACCCCATCCAGATAACGGCGAACATCTGCAATATCGACCACACGACCGGCCAGCATGTATTTCAGCGCCGTCTGACCGTTGAAGGGGGCAGCCGTGTTCGGACTGTTGACCCAGGCATACACGCGGTCGCGGTTATTGCTGAATATGATGCTGAGCGCCTTGTGAATGCCCATCAGGTAAGAGATGCGCTCCAGCGTATCGTGCGGCAGCCGCACGCTTGGAATGCGTCGGTATTTGTAAAAGGTCGTGGTGCTGATCGACCCCAGCAATGCACGCTGCTGATCGACTGAGCAGTTCCAGTGTTCCATGAGACCGAAAAAAAACTTCAGCGCGACCCGCCCGGCCTCTGGGCTGTCAATGTCATGTGTAGCGCTATGGGCGTGGCTTGCCGTGACCATGAGGACTCTCCTGAGAGATAAATTACTAATCCCAGTGTATTACGCATACGAAAATAAACAAGCCATGTGTACGCATGCGTAAGCTATTGGCGGGCGACTGGATTGAATCAGTTAGCCAGATCACCCTCAAGGAGCATCTCAACGACTTCATCGTCCGCTGGGCGCAGAGATGCCAGATGATCGGATTGGAGCTTTAAGACCTTTCCACGTGTCATTTTCCAACGTGGTACTGGTGCCATATCCCAAAAGAGCTATCTCCTTATGGATAGTTCCCTTGTCGTCCGCTTGTAATACCGTTGGCGTCACTGTCAGTGACTCCCCGCAGGCTGGAGAGTGGCTGACCATAGTGCATGACCAGCGCCCGAGCACGGACCATGCTCCAGTAGTACGATTTAACGCCCCTGCGAGTACAGCTACCGTGCATGTCGCTCGGGAGGCGGCCGGGTGCAGATATACCCTGACAGTCACGCTCAGTCGGACATCGTTTTCTGTTTCTCACCGTGGCGCGCTAACAGGACCTGCCCATCCCAATCTGAATCTGCGGCTCCTTCGCTCCGGGGGATAAGTCGCCCTCCGTCAAGAGCGGCGGCTAGCGTGTTGCGCGGTGCATTCACATCGGACTGTGTCGACGTCAACGTGATGAGGGATAGTGGATGATAGAAACGCTCCTCCACAACTGAACCCATCCAGAGCGGTACGGTACGTCCGTTCGTGAGTTCGAAATCGACGACCCACATTCGAAGCACGAGGCGTGAACGGGTAAGTGCTCCATCACTATTTGGTCGAACGAGCGTCAGGCTGGGGAGGCGGCCACTCGCGAAAAGTGGAATAACCGGAAGGCCTGTTGGGTCGGCTGGGGCGGTAAGCCAGTTCAGGGCATCCACCGGTGTCCAGTCCGCCGAATTAAACCATCCGTTGCGCTGCAGGGCATCTTGCAAATCCTTCAGGCCTCCGGCCCACTGGAACGTCAGCGGCTCATTCGTCTCGCCAGTGAGATCGATACGCCGTGCCGGCAGTTGCTGCCAACCCGACGCCCACCAATCGGTGGCAGCCATATACGGAGTTCCCACCTTGACGGCGTAGCGGTCGCTGTCGGTCGCATGACTGTTATAGATATTGAGTCCTCCGGTAAGAATCAGAGCTGAACATCCGGCCGCGAGTAGGCTTCTTGGCTCAAGGCGCCTGGCTTGGCGTCGCAGGTAGGACAGTCCGAGCAGCGCGAGCCACGCGGATCCGAATGCCAGTCCCCCGAGCACGTCGGAAAGCCAATGCGCACCAAGGTAGAGGCGTGAGAATGCAATCAGAAACACCAGGGTTGCCGCGCCGAGAGCAACCACGAGACCCCATGCCGGGCGGACCTCGCGCGCGATGAGAAATGCGAGGAAACCGTAGAGCACGACATTGACCGTGCTATGGCCACTGGGGAAGGAAAATGTGCTCCATCCAGAGTAGAGAAGCTCACCGGGTCGAGTTCGATGCAGCGCAACTTTTATGACAGTGTTAAGAACCGAAGCGCCGGCAATCGCAACCAGCCAATAGGCTGCTGTACGCCAGGCGCGTTGCCACATCAGCCACAGCAACACAACAATCGTGACCGCTATCACAACCTTGGTGTCTCCGAGCTCTGTAACAGCGATCATCACCGCATCGCCTGGCACTGTACGAAGATCCTGAAGAGCGTGGTATATCGCGCTGTCTGCGAGCAGCAAGGGGTCACCGGTGACGACATCCTCAAGGATGCCAAGGAAGAGCCAGGCTGCTCCGACGAGAAATACAGCCGACAACGCGAGAGTCCGTGCTTCGGGTCGTGAAGGATCAAGTAAATGGGTGAGACTGCGGCTCAGTCGGGTGTCGTGAGTGCCAGCCCAGCGCTGCAGCCGCCCTAGTGCGTCGATGAAGAAAGGGACGCCGCGACGCACCGTAAAACGTACGATATGCAGGAGCGCCCAGCCCATTGCGAGTAGAACGACCAGCAGGATCGAGAGCGGCTTTGCGGCTGCACCGAGAATACTGAACGTTGCACCGAGGAGCACACCGGACAGAATATGCGACGGAGCCCAAGCGAGCGCCGAGGCAACATTGACGGCATAGAACCGACTGACCGCCATTCCCATCATGCCTGCGAGGAGTGGAATGAAGGCGCGGACGCCCGGAACGAAGCGCGCTAGAAACACACTTTTGGCGCCGTGACGCGTAAAAAATGCCTCGCTGCGTTCAATCAGTTCAGGATGCCGGTTCAACGGCCAGAAACCAAGAATCTCGCGCTGGTATCGATGCCCGAGCCAGAAGGAAAGACCATCGCCTGCTATGGCGCCTAAACTGGCGGCGACCAGCAATGGCCAGAGCAATAACACGCCACTCGGCACCAAGGCACTGAGCGCAAGGATCACGGCTGTGCCTGGAACGACGGCACCGATAATAGGGACTGATTCGGAAAGCGCCAGAAGAAACACCGCCAAGTAGGCGACATGCGGATGCGCCGTCAGGAACTCGATGACCGATGAGACCAAGGACGTCATCATTCGTAGGCTGCCTGTAGAGTGCCGGTGATGAAGCAACCAAGGTGCATATCTTCCCGATTGGCTGCGCAACCATTATGAAGCCGGTACCACGGCAGCGAAACTCCACGGCGAGTTTTTAAAGCGTACAAAATGCAGGGGCAACGTTGGTAAAACCAATAAATTGAGTGCAGTTGAGGTCACTAAACCATCCGTGCACCGGTTCCGACGCAGATCACATTCGCCAGAGGTGATCACCGGAAGGCTACGTTTCAGGATTGCCTCGTCGCTCAGCGATTTTCATCGTCCCAGTCCACCGGATGAGTCAACAGATAGCTGCTCACGGCGGCACCTACAGTCGGAAAAAACGCGTGCTCGCCAAGCCGTGCGAACAGCCCAAAACGCTTGAGCTTGTCCTTGACCGGGTCTTTCATTTCAGCAACGCACAACTCGATTTCAGCAGCGTGCAGGGTTTCGATCAATTCAGCCAGCATGTCGGCAGACGTCACGTCCACACTGGTGACCGGCTCCGCCGCAACGACCAACCAATACACGGGAGTAGGGGAGGCAGCCACCGCATCCAGCACTCGATCCTGGAACAGCTCGGCATTGGCGAAAAATAAGGGGGCGTCCCAGCGAAACAGAACCAGCCCTGGGATCAGGCGTGCGCCTGGATAGCGCTTGAGGTCATGGTAGCCCTGAACGCCCTTGACGCGTCCAAGAACCGCTGAATACGGACGCCAGCCATCCCACAGGAATTCGATGACGGCAATCACGATCGCAAGGCCAATGCCCTGAATCGCGCCGAACACGGCCACGCCAACCGTACAGACAATTGACAGCCAGAACTCCCAGCGCTGGATGCGATAAATTCGCTGCAGGTCGCTGATCTCGATCAAGCCAATGGCCGATGCAATTACCACAGCAGCCAATGCGCTGGTGGGTAGATGCTGCAGCATGTCTGGCGCCATCACCAGCAGCAAGGCCACGGCAAGCGCGCCGACGACGCCGGTCAGCTGGGATCTCGCGCCTGCCGCCTCGGCCACAGGCGTACGTGACGAACTGCTGGAGATGGGAAGGCCCTGAAAGAGTCCTGCGGCCAGGTTCGCGATGCCAAGCCCCACCATTTCCTGGTTCGGGTCGACATAGGTGCGGGTCCGCGCCGCATAGACACGCGAGAGTACGCTGGTGTCGGCGAACGAAATGAGGGCGACGGCGCAACCGCCGATCAGGACGGGGACGATATCGGTGGTTTTGATCCAGGGGATGGCGAACGCAGGCAGGCCTTGCGGAAGGGAGCCAAGGGTCAGCACGCCAGCGCGCGCGTCAAGGCCCAGCACGCCAACGACAACGGTCGCCCCTGCCACGGCGATCAGAATGCCAGGCAGGCGCTGGTTGCCCTTGAGCAGCAGGATTACTGCCAGTGTGACCGCACCGACCATGAACGTGGTCCAGTTGGTCTTTCCCTCCACCACCTCTGTGGCGATGGCCCACAGGTTTCTCAGCGGGCCGTCGGTTTCGATCGAAAAGCCAAAGAGTTTGGGCAGTTGGCTGATCAATACGGTCAGGGCTATTCCGTTCATATACCCGTAGCGGATTGGTTTGGAAAGAAGCTCGGTGACGAAGCCAAGACGCGCTACCCCGGCCAGGATGCATACCGTTCCCGACACGATTGCCATCATCCCCGCAAGGACGACCGCACGCTGTGGGTCGCCGCCGGAGAGTGGCAGGATGACGGCGAGGATGACTGCAACCAATGAGGAGTCTGGGCCCAGCACGAGTATCCGACTAGGCCCGAACAACGCGTAAGCGAGTAGCGGGACGATGGTCGCGTACAGGCCATAGATGCCGGGGAGGCCTGAAGCTTGCGCGTAGGCGATGCCGACAGGCACCAGCATTGTGGTCAGCACCAGTCCGGCCATGATGTCGTGCCGCAACCAGGCTATTTGGTATCCGCGCAGCGTGTTGAGCCCCGGGATCCAGCGACCCCAACCGGCCTGATCGCCCGCCTTCACTCGCAGTGCAATCCGCCCCGATTCCGGGAGGGGGGGCGAAGAATTAGAATCGCTCATAAAGCCGTGGCCCCCCAGGTGAGCAGCACTGATGCGTTGAAGTAAGGGCAATCGCGCTTTGAATTGCTGAAAAAAGCATAGCTGCTCGCGCAGCGTACGCTTCAAAGGCTTCGGTGAACATCTTGCGCGGGCAATGGAGGTCAAGCGTTGAATCGAGTTGTTTTCGATCAGCGCGACGCTCGCGATGGACGCATAACATTAAGCGTTGAAATCAGAAAGGTGTGTTGCCCGAACGGTTAAGTAGAGCCTCTGACTTGTTGCTTTTTGAGTGGTTTAAAGGGGCAGGAATCAGACCATCAATTGAGTTCAAGCTGTCCGCTAAAGGCGGCCCGCCACCGCATTGGCTATGCTTCGTCGAGATATCACACCTCGACGATTTCCCACATGGCTGGGGGGCGCAAAAGCGTCAGTAGTGCCAGTCGCAAATGCGGCAAAGGAGCACTCGAAATGGCATCTAGAACAGGTCGATCCAAAGGCAAAGAGGTCAGCAGTGCCGCTGAAGCACCAGCCACTGACGCTGCACAAAAAAAGGCGACAAAGAAGGTACAGAAAAGCGACGTCGGTAAAGCCACTCCAAAGTAAACCTCATCTGCTCGCACTTCCGGAGCGGCTCAGGTGCGCGTGTTGAATGTCAGGCCTGACGGGCTGGACTTCCGAGACAGCATGTATGTCCCCACCTTGGTGGAGGTTCCGATACGAAGGGAACTCAGCGACTACCAGAAGGCAGGTGTACCGATTCTGGACCAAGGGCGTGAGGGCGCCTGTACCGGATACGGTCTTGCGACAGTTGCGCACTATCTCTTTCGTACCCGTAAGTACCAATCTGACCAGACTCAGGTGAGCCCACAGATGTTCTACGACCTGGCCCGTCGCTACGATGAGTGGGCCGGTGTGGACTACGAAGGTTCAAGTTGCCGTGGCGCAATGAAGGGTTGGTACAAGCACGGCGTTTGTACGGCAGCGCAATGGCAGTCCAAAAGCAAGGTGCCGGCGCTGACCGAAAAACTTGCGCAAGAGGCGGCATTACGTCCGCTGGGCGCATATTTCCGTGTCAATCATACGGATATCGTGGCCATGCACGCTGCAATCGCCGAGGTCGGCGTGTTGTATGCTAGCGCCACTGTACATGCCGGATGGAGCGAGGTCAGTGCTGACGGCTATATCCAGCCGTCATCGGATATCCTCGGTGGCCATGCCTTCGCGATCGTGGCGTATGACCAGGACGGCTTCTGGGTTCAGAACTCCTGGGGGGAGGCTTGGGGCCTCGGAGGGTTCGGTCGCGTGCGTTATGACGACTGGCTCACTAACGGGTTGGATGTCTGGGTAGCGCGGCTTGGCGCCCCCATCAACGTGACAGCGGTGGCGCGTATTGCCAGCCCGACAATCGGTACTGCGGCGGTGTCTTCCAGTGAGACGCTCAGGGAAATTCGGCCGCATGTCATCAGCATCGGCAATGATGGCGCGCTCGACCCTCGCGGCGACATTGGCACCACGCTCGGCAGTGTGCGCGAAATTCTCGACGTGGACTTTCCACGAATCACCGAGAAGTGGAACAAAAAGCGCATCGTCGTCTATGCCCACGGCGGGCTCGTCAGCCAGGCCAGCGCGATTGAAACGGTCGCGGGCTATCGACAGACCCTGCTTGATGCAGAGTGCTATCCACTGGCATTTATCTGGAAAACCGACTATTGGACCACCCTGAGCAACATGCTGGCTGACGCAGCCCGGCGCCGGCGCCCCGAAGGCGTCCTGGACGCAACAAAGGACTTCATGCTCGATCGTTTGGACGATGCTCTGGAACCCATTGCGCGCCTGCTGACTGGCAAATCCGAGTGGGATGAAATGAAGAAAAACGCGCTGCTTGCCACCGTTAGTGCCGAGGGTGGTGCACGGGTGGTAGCCGAGGGGCTCGCGGTGCTTGCGAAACAGGGCGTAGACATCCATCTGGTGGGACACAGTGCCGGGAGCATTTTCCTCGCGCCGCTGGTGCAATACCTAGTGTCAAAGGGTGCCATGAATAGTGGTCCGATGGCAGGTAGCAAGGTGGACGGACTTGGAGCAACGGTTGCCAGTTGTCACCTGTGGGCGCCAGCCTGCACTGTGAAGCTGTTCCAAGAGACGTACCTGGAACCCATCCGTGATAAGCGCATTGGGCAGTTCGGCCTGTTTACCCTGACGGACCAGGCCGAACGCGATGACAATTGCGCGCATGTCTACAACAAGTCTCTCCTCTACCTGGTGTCCGATGCCTTCGAGGATCAGGTCCGCATCCCACTCATTCGTCCCGATGGTGAGCCGATTTTGGGCATGGAGAGTTTCATTCGAAGCGATCCGGCACTCAGCGGGCTGTTCCAGTCGGGAGCAAACGCTGATTGGGTGCGTGCGCCCAATGACCTGCCAAAGGGTAATCAAAGTGCCTCCCAGGCGCGGCATCATGGCGACTTCGACAATGATGAGGCCACCGTCCGGGCCACACTGGCTCGCATACTGGGTCAGCGCCAAACGCCCCAGTCCATGGCTATTCCGCAATCAACTTCCGAGCTGGCGCAGCGCCGGCGGCAGGTGGACCGGGCCAGCACAATCGGACGCCGGTAGCTGTCCACAGGCCTCTTGTGCCAGCGCGATTTCAAGGTGTTGAGTCTGAGGATACGTCTGGGCGCGCTTCCACACATCAATCAACTCTTTGGCAGGGATGCCTCACTCCAGATGCGTTGAGTGCAGTGCGGAACCAATACTCACGCATCTGCATTTCAGGCCAGAGTGTTAAAAAATGTTATTTTAAAAAATAACTTCACATAATCAGATCATTGATAGATTATCTGACCAGCCTTTACGACAACCTGAAAACAAGACAAAACAGGATTGCCTCGATGTTCGACAAGGACCCTATTCACGCGTTGAGCGACAGCATCGCGGGCAACGCTTACGCCCTCAATGCCCTGAATAATCTCTACAACGTGGCCTGCCGTCTGCGCCTTACTGGCGCGGAATAAGCCGCTGTTTCCCTTTGGAGTACCCCATGAATAACAAAAATGTCGGTGTGGTTGGTTTGGGCGCGATGGGCCTGGGCATTGCTCGTTCGTTGTTGCGTAGCGGTTTCAATGTGCATGCCTGTGATGTGCGCGCTTCAGTGACGGAGCAGTTTGCCAGCGAGGGCGGCGTAGCCTGCTCTTCGCCATCTCACATGGCCGCTGAGTGTGACGTGATCATTACCGTTGTGGTGAACGCTGACCAGACCGAGGCAGTATTGTTTGGAGAAGGAGGGGCCGTGGCCGCGCTGCGTCCTGGCAGTCTGGTGATCGGCTGTGCCACCGTGGCGCCGACCTATGCCGTGGATTTGGGACAGCGCCTGACTGAGAAGGGCCTGCTGTATCTGGATGCACCGATCTCCGGTGGGGCGGCCAAGGCTGCTGCGGGTGAGATGACCATGATGACCTCGGGCCCGGCGGATGCCTATGCCAAGGCCGAAGCGATTCTTCAGGGCATGGCCGGCAAAGTCTATCGCCTGGGTGACGTTCATGGTTTGGGCTCGAAGGTCAAGATCATCAACCAGCTCCTTGCCGGGGTGCATATCGCGGCCTCTGCCGAAGCCATGGCGTTGGGCTTGCGTGAAGGGGTCGATGCCGACGCACTTTACGAAGTGATCACCCACAGCGCTGGCAACTCCTGGATGTTCGAAAACCGCGTGCCGCACATTCTCAAGGCCGACTACACGCCGTTGTCGGCGGTGGATATTTTCGTCAAGGACCTGGGCCTGGTGCTGGATACCGCGCGGGCCAGCAAATTCCCGCTGCCGCTGTCGGCCACTGCTCACCAGATGTTCATGCAGGCTTCCAGTGCGGGCTTTGGTCGTGAGGACGACTCGGCGGTGATCAAGATATTCCCGGGTATCGAGCTGCCGACAGCCAAGCCTGAGCCTGTTTGAGGAATGCACCATGAACACATTCACTGCACGGCCATTGCTGGGCTGTATCGCCGACGACTTCACGGGTGCCACGGACCTTGCCAACATGCTGGTACGCGGCGGTATGCGCACCGTACAAAGCATCGGTATTCCGAGTGCTGACGTCACTACCGGGCTAGACGCCGATGCGATCGTCATTGCCCTGAAATCACGCACCATTCCCGTCTCCGAAGCGGTCGAGCAATCCCTTGCGGCGCTGGCGTGGTTACGTGAGCAAGGCTGCGAGCAGATTTTCTTCAAGTACTGCTCGACGTTCGACTCCACCGCAGCCGGCAATATCGGCCAAGTCAGCGAAGCGCTGCTGGCCGCGCTGGACAGCGACTTTACCCTGGCCTGTCCGGCGTTCCCGGAAAATGGTCGGACCGTTTTTCGCGGTCATTTGTTTGTACAGGATCAGTTGCTCAGCGAGTCCGGCATGCAGCATCACCCGTTGACGCCGATGACCGATGCCAATCTGGTTCGGGTTCTGCAATCGCAGACCGGCCTGAATGTCGGCCTGTTGCGCTACGACACTGTCTCTCAAGGGGTCGACCAGGTGCGTGCGCGCATCGCCGAATTGCGGGCCCAAGGTATCGGCATGGCAATCGCCGATGCCTTGTCGGATAAGGATTTGTACACCCTGGGTGCCGCCTGCGCCGATCTGCCGTTGTTGACTGGCGGTTCGGGATTGGCGTTGGGCTTGCCCGAGAACTTCCGCCGCGCCGGCAAACTGCGTGACTTTGACGCCTCGAAGCTGCCGGCGGTGTTGGGCGGTGAAGTGGTATTGGCCGGTAGCGCCTCCGTGGCCACCAATGGTCAAGTGGCAGCCTGGCTCGAAGCCGGTCGGCCAGCCCTGCGGATTGACCCATTGGCTTTGGCAGCTGGCGAACCCGTAGTGTCCCAGGCATTGGCCTTCGCCCGGAACAACGAGCAGACGGTATTGATCTACGCCACCAGTTCGCCGGAAGAGGTCAAAGTGGTGCAGCACCAACTGGGTGTCGAGCAGTCTGGCAGTCTGGTTGAGAACAGTTTCGGTGAAATTGCGCAGGGTTTGCGCCAGAGTGGCGTGCGCCGCTTTGTGATCGCAGGGGGAGAAACCTCGGGTGCCGTGGTTCAGGCGCTGGGTGTGCAGTTGCTGCAGATAGGCGCGCAGATTGATCCGGGTGTGCCGGCGACTGTCAGCAACACGGATGAACCACTGGCCCTGGCACTCAAATCGGGCAACTTCGGCAGCCGGGATTTCTTCAGCAAAGCCTTGACGCAACTGGCGGGAGGCGCGCAATGAGCAAGGAAAACGCATTGCGCGAAGAAATCTGCGAGGTTGGCCGTAGCCTTTATCAGCGCGGTTACACCGTCGGCAGCGCAGGCAATATCAGCGCCCGCCTGGAGGATGGCTGGTTGATAACGCCGACGGATGCCTGTCTTGGGCGCCTCGATCCAGCGACCATCGCCAAGGTCAATCTGGCTGGCGAATGGGTGTCCGGAGACAAACCTTCAAAGACTCTCGCGCTGCATCGCCAGGTCTACGACCGCAACCCGGGCGTCGGTGGCGTGGTGCATACCCACTCCACCCATTTGGTGGCGTTGACGCTGGCGGGTGTCTGGCATCCAGACGACATTTTGCCGCCCTTGACGCCATATCAGGTCATGAAAGTCGGGCACATCCCCTTGATTGGCTACCAGCGACCGGGCTCGCCGAAAGTCGCAGAGCAGGTCGCGCAGTTGGCCAATAGCGTTCGTGGCGTAATGCTCGAAAGGCTGGGTCCTGTGCTCTGGGAGAGTTCGGTATCCCGCGCAAGCTATGCCCTGGAAGAGCTTGAGGAAACTGCCCGGCTCTGGTTGATGAGCAATCCCAAGCCTGATCCGCTGGACCGGGCTGCGCTGGATGAGCTGCGAGAGATTTTTGGTGTGCACTGGTAGAACGCAGATTTAACACGGTAGATCGATAAAGCAGGCCCTGTCCCGGGGACTCGCAACGAGCCTCGAGGGCTCCGGCTGGCCTGACAAAACAATAACAATAGGAAATCCAAGCATGACTAACCTTCACTGCGGCATTTTCAGATTCAGTGGCAGAACCGTTTCGTTCACCCGGCGTGGGGGGCTTCTGAAATGAGCCCGCTATTCCTGATGATGACCGCCGGACTAGGGATAGCGCTGTTGTTATTCCTTGTGCTCAAGTACAAGTTCCAACCCTTCGTGGCGTTGATGCTGGTGAGCATTCTGGTGGCGTTGGTGGCCGGAGTGAAGCCGGCCGATCTGGTCGCTACCATCGAAGGCGGTATGGGCAAGACCCTGGGCCATATCGCGATCATCATTGCCTTGGGCGCGATGATTGGGCGGATCATTGAGCTTTCCGGCGGTGCCGAGGCGTTGGCCAAGACCCTGATCACGCGCTTCGGTAATCGACGTACGCCCCTGGCGCTGACGGTTGCCGGGTTTATGGTCGGGGTGCCGGTGTTCTTTGAAGTCGGCGTAATCATCTTGATGCCACTGGCCTATGGCGTTGCCCGCACTGCGCGTAAACCGCTGCTGGTGTTTGCGCTGCCGATGTGTGCGGCCTTGCTGACCGTCCATGCCTTCCTGCCGCCACATCCAGGCGCAGTTGCCGCTGCCAGCCAGTTGGGCGCCGATTTGGGTCGGGTGCTGATGTTCGGCCTGCCAATGACTGCGCTGCTGTGCTACATCGGTTATCGCGTAGCGGGGCGCATGACCCGTCGGGTGTACCCAATGACCGATGATATTCGTGCCGAAGTGTATGGTCCGCATGTCACCAACGAGGATCTGGCTGCTTGGTCCAATGGCAACGGCAAGAGCATTGAACGCGCCGCTGTGGCCGCGTCCCACATGGGCCTTGAAGAATCCACCAACAGCATTGTTTCCAAACTGCCACCAGCTCCACCACCAGGTTTCGGTTTGATTGTCAGTCTGATCTTGCTGCCGATTATTTTGATTTTGCTGGGTACGCTATCGACTTCGTTGCTCCCGCCCGAGTCGACCCTGCGCGGGATCATGACTGTGCTTGGCGCGCCGCTGGTGGCGCTGCTGCTGGACACTTTGTTGTGTGCCTGGCTGCTGGGATCGCGTCGTGGCTGGAGCCGCACTCAGGTGTCCGACGTGATCGGCTCGGCGTTGCCCGGTGTAGCGATGGTGATCTTGATTGCCGGTGCTGGCGGTGTATTCGGCAAGGTGCTGGTGGATACCGGCATCGGCGCAGTGGTCTCCGATATGTTACGCACCACCGGTCTGCCGGTGCTCGCTCTGGGCTTTCTACTGACCATGCTGTTGCGCGCGGTCCAGGGGTCGACCACGGTGGCCCTGGTGACCACTGCTGGTATCATCAGCCCACTGATTGCGACCCTCAATCTGACCCCGAACCACATGGCTCTGCTGTGCCTGGCCATGGGCGGTGGCGGGTTGGCAATGTCCCATATCAATGATGCCGGCTACTGGATTTTCACCAAACTGGCTGGGTTGAGTGTGGCCGACGGCCTGCGTACCTGGACCGTATTGACCACATTGCTCGGTACGCTGGGTTTCTGCATTACCTTGCTGATCTGGCCTTTTGTCTAACCCTCTATCCAAGGAGCTACCATGCCTCGTTTTGCTGCCAACCTCAGTATGCTCTACCCGGAACATGAGTTTCTGGATCGCTTCGCCGCTGCAGCCGCCGATGGTTTCGAAGCGGTGGAGTATCTGTTTCCCTACGATTACAGCGCTCAGGAACTCAAGCAGCGCTTGAGCGACAACGGCCTGGTGCAGGCGCTGTTTAATGCGCCGCCCGGCGATTGGGGGGCCGGCGAGCGGGGCACGGTGTCGTTGCCGGGCCGTGAAAGCGAATTTCGCAGTGGTTTTGATCGGGCGCTGGAATACGCCGCGGTGCTGGGTAACTCACAAATTCATGTCATGGCTGGCCTGCTGCCCTCCGAGAATGACCGGGCTCGGCATCACGCCATTTACCTGGAAAACCTGGCCTACGCGACCGCCCAGGCGGTCAAAGTCGGGGTCACGGTGTTGCTGGAGCCCATTAACACCCGAGACATGCCACGCTTTTTCCTTAACCGACAGGATCAGGCGCAAGCCATCTGCAAGGAAGTGGGCGCCAGTAACCTGAAGGTTCAGTTCGACTGTTACCACTGCCAGATTGTCGAAGGCGATTTGGCCAGCAAATTGCGACGGGATTTTAACGGTATTGGCCAT includes:
- a CDS encoding RES family NAD+ phosphorylase, with amino-acid sequence MAEKLEIPVWDSAYRVISSSFPPITLFEDILDPAELQMSYALESLTNDRLAEEVGLISRVAPEDRVSGHGSTPVMAAFTHIGKISRFTDGTFGIYYAASSQRAAIAETSFHQERFLAATNEPDVELTMRTYVNKVVKPMHDIRAGFAHLHDPDPANYSPAQAFAKKLREEKSWGLLYNSVRANGHECIAAFRPPAVSIPVQGKHIRYVWEARSQKIGYFFEITQL
- a CDS encoding MbcA/ParS/Xre antitoxin family protein yields the protein MVTASHAHSATHDIDSPEAGRVALKFFFGLMEHWNCSVDQQRALLGSISTTTFYKYRRIPSVRLPHDTLERISYLMGIHKALSIIFSNNRDRVYAWVNSPNTAAPFNGQTALKYMLAGRVVDIADVRRYLDGVRG
- a CDS encoding bifunctional DedA family/phosphatase PAP2 family protein: MMTSLVSSVIEFLTAHPHVAYLAVFLLALSESVPIIGAVVPGTAVILALSALVPSGVLLLWPLLVAASLGAIAGDGLSFWLGHRYQREILGFWPLNRHPELIERSEAFFTRHGAKSVFLARFVPGVRAFIPLLAGMMGMAVSRFYAVNVASALAWAPSHILSGVLLGATFSILGAAAKPLSILLVVLLAMGWALLHIVRFTVRRGVPFFIDALGRLQRWAGTHDTRLSRSLTHLLDPSRPEARTLALSAVFLVGAAWLFLGILEDVVTGDPLLLADSAIYHALQDLRTVPGDAVMIAVTELGDTKVVIAVTIVVLLWLMWQRAWRTAAYWLVAIAGASVLNTVIKVALHRTRPGELLYSGWSTFSFPSGHSTVNVVLYGFLAFLIAREVRPAWGLVVALGAATLVFLIAFSRLYLGAHWLSDVLGGLAFGSAWLALLGLSYLRRQARRLEPRSLLAAGCSALILTGGLNIYNSHATDSDRYAVKVGTPYMAATDWWASGWQQLPARRIDLTGETNEPLTFQWAGGLKDLQDALQRNGWFNSADWTPVDALNWLTAPADPTGLPVIPLFASGRLPSLTLVRPNSDGALTRSRLVLRMWVVDFELTNGRTVPLWMGSVVEERFYHPLSLITLTSTQSDVNAPRNTLAAALDGGRLIPRSEGAADSDWDGQVLLARHGEKQKTMSD
- a CDS encoding SulP family inorganic anion transporter encodes the protein MSDSNSSPPLPESGRIALRVKAGDQAGWGRWIPGLNTLRGYQIAWLRHDIMAGLVLTTMLVPVGIAYAQASGLPGIYGLYATIVPLLAYALFGPSRILVLGPDSSLVAVILAVILPLSGGDPQRAVVLAGMMAIVSGTVCILAGVARLGFVTELLSKPIRYGYMNGIALTVLISQLPKLFGFSIETDGPLRNLWAIATEVVEGKTNWTTFMVGAVTLAVILLLKGNQRLPGILIAVAGATVVVGVLGLDARAGVLTLGSLPQGLPAFAIPWIKTTDIVPVLIGGCAVALISFADTSVLSRVYAARTRTYVDPNQEMVGLGIANLAAGLFQGLPISSSSSRTPVAEAAGARSQLTGVVGALAVALLLVMAPDMLQHLPTSALAAVVIASAIGLIEISDLQRIYRIQRWEFWLSIVCTVGVAVFGAIQGIGLAIVIAVIEFLWDGWRPYSAVLGRVKGVQGYHDLKRYPGARLIPGLVLFRWDAPLFFANAELFQDRVLDAVAASPTPVYWLVVAAEPVTSVDVTSADMLAELIETLHAAEIELCVAEMKDPVKDKLKRFGLFARLGEHAFFPTVGAAVSSYLLTHPVDWDDENR